A genomic region of Arachis stenosperma cultivar V10309 chromosome 9, arast.V10309.gnm1.PFL2, whole genome shotgun sequence contains the following coding sequences:
- the LOC130949569 gene encoding uncharacterized protein LOC130949569, whose protein sequence is MLEGEAEYWWQGIQQLLQQNEGDIPWDSFREEFYKKYFPRAARDAKEMELILLKQGDMTIAEYARKFTDLCCFSKICQGNLADFEEWKCLKFEGGLREELINFVVLLEIRNFAELVNKNKLVEECSKKVAIARANRKEASRRDFIHDLAPEGRNFKANDQF, encoded by the coding sequence ATGCTCGAAGGAGAGGCTGAGTACTGGTGGCAGGGGATACAACAACTGCTGCAACAGAATGAAGGTGACATTCCTTGGGATTCCTTTAGAGAAGAATTTTATAAGAAGTATTTTCCGAGAGCAGCACGTGATGCCAAAGAGATGGAGCTTATTCTGTTGAAGCAAGGGGATATGACTATTGCTGAGTATGCCCGTAAGTTCACTGACTTGTGCTGTTTCTCTAAGATTTGTCAAGGGAACCTAGCAGActttgaggaatggaagtgtttGAAGTTTGAAGGAGGACTCCGAGAAGAACTGATAAATTTTGTTGTTCTGCTAGAGATAAGAAATTTTGCTGAActggtgaataaaaataaactagTGGAAGAATGTTCGAAGAAGGTGGCAATAGCTCGAGCGAATCGTAAGGAAGCCTCAAGAAGAGACTTTATTCATGATCTAGCCCCTGAAGGTCGTAACTTTAAGGCAAATGATCAGTTCTAG